A region of Plantactinospora sp. BC1 DNA encodes the following proteins:
- a CDS encoding M48 family metallopeptidase produces the protein MVATFRALASVVMLAGFYVVALVQLGGAVALAIWLATVLNGVLVLKIVFPLFVATVGAVSVALWKAVRARPEPPEGLPVGPDQAPELWRTVHELAGVVGTRVPDEIRLLPEVNAAVTEDAKLLGLIDGRRILYIGLPLLQAMSVDQIRSVVAHELGHYSGRHTRLGAVAYRGRLALGGTINRIGSANPVGWVFKGYARLYLLVDNAASRRQELEADRASVQVAGRAAAASALRELPVLDAAWGFFLQRYVHPGWEAGFVPDDLFAGFYALVAARQAELAELRGNEPDGTGSRWDTHPPIPQRISVIATTPDVPRPTDNRPAYVLLPQIAVLGRRLQERVVDVGDRQVLPWPQFTHAMVAAGVQRQTDAVFRALGRFTGAPEPGLPVLFELVQAGRLGEFAEQFFPNATRREAAGRFAEPMETLLQSAAVTAQAAWWQHSWSEPARLVGRDGQPISFTEIAELAVSAQTLPEAVARLTALGIDPAHGRVVQRRATANGARLLAALANIKVDGVDHDVLMLNRGLVFVGNPGKADKGTKRLRELVSSAPVAELAGRHHFLPFEEIAGATIGKQVPLKAELVLHDGRRLALQEAWSSELLEKNSRDTLLEALKSFGER, from the coding sequence GTGGTAGCCACTTTCCGCGCGCTGGCGTCGGTGGTGATGCTCGCCGGGTTCTACGTCGTCGCGCTCGTCCAGCTCGGCGGCGCGGTGGCCCTGGCCATCTGGCTGGCGACCGTGCTCAACGGCGTGCTCGTACTGAAGATCGTGTTTCCGCTCTTCGTGGCCACGGTCGGCGCCGTCTCGGTCGCGCTCTGGAAGGCCGTCCGGGCCAGGCCGGAGCCGCCGGAAGGGCTTCCGGTCGGCCCCGACCAGGCCCCGGAGCTGTGGCGTACGGTGCACGAGCTGGCCGGCGTGGTCGGCACCCGGGTGCCGGACGAGATCCGGCTGCTGCCCGAGGTCAACGCGGCGGTGACCGAGGACGCCAAACTGCTCGGCCTGATCGACGGCCGACGCATCCTCTACATCGGACTCCCGCTGCTCCAGGCGATGAGCGTCGACCAGATCCGCTCGGTGGTCGCCCACGAGCTGGGGCACTACTCGGGGCGGCACACCCGGCTCGGCGCGGTCGCCTACCGGGGCCGGCTGGCCCTCGGCGGCACCATCAACCGGATCGGTTCGGCCAACCCGGTCGGCTGGGTCTTCAAGGGCTACGCCCGGCTCTACCTGCTCGTCGACAACGCCGCCTCCCGCCGCCAGGAACTGGAGGCGGACCGGGCCTCCGTGCAGGTCGCCGGCCGGGCCGCCGCCGCGTCCGCGCTGCGCGAACTGCCGGTACTCGACGCGGCCTGGGGCTTCTTCCTCCAGCGGTACGTCCACCCCGGCTGGGAGGCCGGGTTCGTGCCGGACGACCTCTTCGCCGGCTTCTACGCCCTGGTCGCCGCCCGGCAGGCGGAACTGGCAGAACTGCGCGGCAACGAACCGGACGGTACCGGGTCACGCTGGGACACCCACCCGCCGATCCCGCAGCGGATCTCGGTGATCGCCACCACCCCCGACGTACCCCGGCCGACCGACAACCGACCCGCGTACGTCCTGCTCCCGCAGATCGCCGTGCTCGGCCGCCGGCTCCAGGAACGGGTCGTCGACGTCGGCGACCGGCAGGTACTGCCCTGGCCGCAGTTCACCCACGCGATGGTCGCGGCCGGCGTGCAGCGGCAGACCGACGCCGTCTTCCGGGCACTCGGCCGGTTCACCGGGGCACCCGAGCCCGGGCTGCCGGTCCTGTTCGAACTCGTCCAGGCCGGCCGGCTCGGCGAGTTCGCCGAACAGTTCTTCCCGAACGCCACCCGCCGGGAGGCGGCCGGCAGGTTCGCCGAGCCGATGGAGACGCTGTTGCAGAGCGCGGCGGTCACCGCCCAGGCGGCCTGGTGGCAGCACTCGTGGTCCGAGCCGGCCCGGCTGGTCGGCCGGGACGGGCAGCCGATCTCGTTCACCGAGATCGCCGAACTGGCCGTCTCGGCGCAGACGCTGCCCGAGGCGGTCGCCCGGCTCACCGCGCTCGGCATCGACCCGGCGCACGGCCGGGTGGTGCAGCGCCGGGCCACCGCGAACGGCGCCCGGCTGCTCGCCGCGCTCGCCAACATCAAGGTCGACGGCGTCGACCACGACGTGCTGATGCTCAACCGTGGGCTGGTCTTCGTCGGCAACCCGGGCAAGGCGGACAAGGGTACGAAGCGACTGCGCGAACTGGTCAGCTCCGCCCCGGTCGCCGAGCTGGCCGGCCGGCACCACTTCCTGCCGTTCGAGGAGATCGCCGGTGCCACCATCGGCAAGCAGGTGCCGCTGAAGGCCGAGCTCGTGCTGCACGACGGCCGCCGGCTGGCGCTACAGGAGGCGTGGAGCAGCGAACTGCTGGAGAAGAACAGCCGGGACACCCTGCTGGAGGCGCTGAAGTCGTTCGGCGAGCGCTGA